In the genome of Quercus robur chromosome 3, dhQueRobu3.1, whole genome shotgun sequence, one region contains:
- the LOC126718478 gene encoding putative pentatricopeptide repeat-containing protein At3g05240, with protein MVSWAMQSTKLLSFVRSIATSTPKYHIPVLSSTPSLVLDSYCESNAHEGVYSKNRIIDSLIKSGQLNSALKVFDEMPLCDVVTYNLLISGNARCGFPKQALYLYAEMVQEGIRESPSTFSSVLGFCSDAGFYGEGIQVHCRVITLGFSLNLFVGNSLVDLYMHMGHDDVAFKLFNELPERNLAVWNLVLRGYCEPSGPGRSDKLLELFSKMGLDGVEPNGLTFCYLFRGCSNQKLLDEGKQLHCLTVKVGWVESNIFVANALVDFYSACGSLVDAKKSFDSIPVEDVISWNSIVAVYANNGLLFDALKLFSIMQFWGKRPSIRSFVGFLNWSSGSNNIQFGKQIHSYVLKLGFDHGSMHIQSALIDMYGKCGDIESSVAVYESVLERTLACCNSLMTSLLHCGITEDVVEMFGLMVDEGVGLDEVTFSTTLKALSVSPSISLASCRLLHCCAIKSGFESDTAVACSLINAYSRCGHVELSRLVFDKIPSPNVICFTSIINGYARNGMGREGLEMFQAMVKKGLKPDKVAFLCALTGCSHSGLVEEGRSLFDSMKSLHGICPERQHFSCMVDMLGRAGLLDEAQELLQRAPGKGDSVMWSSLLQSCRVHGNEIVGRRVAKILMELEPEDPAVCLQASNFYSETGEFKTSMQIKESAYARKVTRKIGHSLIEIKSS; from the coding sequence ATGGTCTCATGGGCCATGCAAAGCACTAAACTCCTATCCTTTGTTCGAAGCATAGCAACCTCTACACCTAAATATCACATACCAGTACTTTCATCAACCCCTTCTCTGGTGTTGGACTCATACTGTGAAAGCAATGCTCATGAGGGTGTTTACTCCAAAAACCGAATAATTGATAGCCTAATCAAATCTGGGCAGTTAAACTCTGCCCTCaaggtgtttgatgaaatgccaCTTTGTGATGTTGTTACCTATAATTTGCTGATTTCTGGTAATGCCAGATGTGGGTTTCCAAAACAGGCTCTTTACCTCTATGCTGAAATGGTTCAAGAAGGAATAAGAGAAAGCCCATCCACATTTTCCTCTGTTTTGGGTTTCTGTAGTGATGCAGGGTTTTATGGAGAAGGAATTCAAGTTCACTGCAGGGTGATTACACTTGGATTTAGCTTGAATTTGTTTGTTGGAAATTCGCTTGTTGACCTTTATATGCATATGGGGCATGATGATGTAGCTTTCAAGTTGTTCAATGAGTTGCCGGAGCGAAATTTGGCCGTATGGAATTTGGTATTACGTGGGTATTGTGAACCCAGTGGTCCGGGTCGATCAGATAAGTTATTAGAGTTGTTCTCTAAAATGGGATTGGATGGTGTGGAGCCAAATGGTCTTaccttttgttatttatttcgTGGATGCAGTAACCAGAAACTTTTAGATGAAGGAAAGCAGCTGCATTGCCTCACTGTTAAGGTTGGATGGGTAGAATCAAACATATTCGTAGCTAATGCTTTGGTAGATTTTTATTCTGCTTGTGGAAGTTTAGTTGAtgcaaaaaaatcatttgatagTATTCCAGTGGAGGATGTGATTTCATGGAATTCAATTGTTGCAGTCTATGCAAATAATGGTTTATTGTTTGATGCTctcaaattattttcaattatgCAGTTTTGGGGGAAGAGGCCTTCGATTCGATCATTTGTAGGCTTCTTGAATTGGTCTAGTGGGTCCAATAATATTCAATTTGGTAAGCAAATTCACTCTTATGTTCTAAAATTAGGCTTTGATCATGGAAGCATGCATATCCAATCTGCTTTGATAGATATGTATGGGAAATGTGGTGACATTGAGAGTTCGGTAGCCGTATATGAAAGTGTTCTGGAGAGAACATTGGCGTGTTGTAACTCCTTAATGACCTCATTGTTGCACTGTGGCATCACTGAAGATGTGGTTGAGATGTTTGGTTTAATGGTTGATGAGGGAGTAGGACTTGATGAAGTCACTTTCTCCACGACACTAAAGGCGTTATCAGTGTCTCCTTCGATAAGCTTGGCTAGCTGCAGATTACTACACTGTTGTGCAATAAAATCAGGTTTTGAATCTGATACTGCAGTTGCATGTTCCCTAATCAATGCATATTCAAGATGTGGTCATGTCGAACTTTCTCGTCTGGtttttgacaaaattccttCACCGAATGTGATTTGTTTCACATCTATCATTAATGGGTATGCCCGGAATGGAATGGGAAGAGAAGGTCTTGAAATGTTTCAAGCAATGGTCAAAAAGGGTCTGAAACCAGATAAAGTGGCATTCTTGTGTGCATTAACAGGGTGCAGCCATTCAGGGTTGGTCGAAGAAGGAAGATCACTGTTTGATTCAATGAAATCATTACATGGGATCTGCCCTGAAAGGCAGCATTTTTCATGTATGGTAGATATGTTAGGCCGCGCAGGTTTGCTTGATGAAGCTCAAGAGTTGCTGCAACGGGCACCAGGAAAGGGTGATAGTGTAATGTGGAGTTCATTGTTACAAAGTTGTAGGGTCCATGGTAATGAGATAGTGGGAAGGAGAGTAGCAAAAATCTTGATGGAGCTTGAACCGGAGGATCCTGCAGTTTGTTTGCAAGCTTCAAATTTCTATTCTGAAACTGGAGAATTTAAAACGTCAATGCAAATTAAAGAGAGTGCTTATGCAAGGAAGGTGACAAGGAAGATTGGCCACAGTTTAATTGAGATAAAAAGTAGCTGA
- the LOC126718479 gene encoding probable polygalacturonase At1g80170, with the protein MDKLFLLSFLGLLLVAHGVAGNMVFDNIDMLEELENLDIEEEYEAETSPIPSWTSERGSKVLVNVDSFGAVGDGVSDDTQAFVEAWAIACKTPQSVFLVPLGGRYLVNATKFNGPCSDKLVIQIEGTIIAPDEPKNWDPKSPRTWLDFSKLNGVLFQGGGVIDGSGSKWWAASCKKNKSNPCKGAPTALTIDSSSAIKVKGLTIQNAQQMHFIIARSDSVRVSGVQVSAPGDSPNTDGIHITESTNVVLENCKIGTGDDCVSIVNASSAIKMKTIYCGPGHGISIGSLGKDNSTGIVTKVVLDTAFLKETTNGLRIKTWQGGSGYVRGVRYQNVRMQDVENPIIIDQFYCDSPSSCQNQTSAVNISQIFYKNVSGTTRSAKAMKFACSDTVPCSKIVLSNVDLEMKDGTVETYCNSATGFGYGIVHPSAECLSSDDKEYIIINKEEKAEVTETSREKIVHTEL; encoded by the exons ATGGATAAATTAttcttgctttcttttcttggtttgcTGTTAGTGGCTCATGGAGTTGCAGGAAACATGGTATTTGACAACATTGACATGCTTGAAGAACTAGAAAACTTGGATATAGAGGAAGAATATGAGGCGGAAACTTCACCAATCCCGTCTTGGACAAGTGAACGCGGTAGCAAGGTTCTTGTGAATGTGGATAGCTTCGGCGCAGTTGGAGATGGAGTTTCTGATGATACCCAG GCTTTTGTAGAAGCATGGGCCATTGCCTGCAAAACACCACAATCAGTTTTTTTGGTGCCTTTAGGAGGGCGTTATCTAGTTAATGCAACAAAATTCAACGGGCCATGCTCAGACAAATTAGTTATCCAG ATTGAGGGAACAATAATAGCACCAGATGAACCGAAAAATTGGGACCCAAAGTCCCCAAGAACATGGCTTGATTTTTCTAAATTGAATGGAGTCCTTTTCCAAGGGGGTGGAGTTATTGATGGCTCAGGTAGCAAATGGTGGGCAGCATCTTGTAAAAAGAACAAGTCAAAC CCTTGCAAAGGGGCACCAACA GCACTGACTATAGATTCAAGCTCAGCTATAAAGGTAAAAGGCCTCACTATCCAGAATGCCCAACAGATGCATTTCATTATTGCCCGGTCTGATTCTGTGCGTGTTTCGGGAGTACAAGTCTCAGCTCCTGGAGACAGTCCTAACACTGATGGAATCCATATCACTGAATCAACTAATGTTGTTCTGGAAAACTGCAAAATTGGAACAG GGGATGATTGCGTCTCAATTGTCAATGCTAGCTCTGCTATCAAGATGAAGACAATCTATTGTGGACCAGGACATGGAATCAG CATTGGAAGCCTTGGGAAGGACAACTCCACCGGTATAGTCACAAAGGTTGTCTTGGATACAGCATTCCTCAAGGAGACTACCAACGGCCTCAGGATTAAGACTTGGCAG GGAGGTTCTGGTTATGTTCGTGGTGTACGTTACCAAAATGTGAGGATGCAGGATGTAGAAAACCCCATCATTATTGATCAGTTCTACTGTGATTCTCCAAGTTCGTGTCAAAACCAG ACATCAGCTGTGAACATAAGCCAGATCTTTTACAAGAACGTTAGTGGAACTACAAGGAGCGCGAAGGCCATGAAATTTGCTTGCAGTGACACAGTTCCATGTAGCAAAATAGTCCTCAGCAATGTGGACTTAGAGATGAAGGATGGTACAGTAGAAACCTACTGCAACTCTGCCACAGGCTTTGGCTATGGAATTGTGCATCCTTCAGCTGAATGCCTATCTTCGGATGACAAAGAATATATCATTATCAATAAGGAA